A window from Corynebacterium accolens encodes these proteins:
- a CDS encoding DivIVA domain-containing protein gives MPLSPADVHNVAFSKPPIGKRGYNEDEVDQFLDLVEDALAQLQDENEDLQAQVSDLSSGAKAGGAGAGAVAAATSGADEEALRKEIEAKLRAEYETKLADSKSEVSRAKEETKKAQEQVKAAQAEAAKVKESGADATAAGATAAANTAELKAARDEAAKAKKEAEEARAEAKQAKEKLESSQRENENLKKSASAAGSSNSAASSAAAAAAGAGAAQGADGLATPDTHMQAARVLGLAQEMADRLTSEARAESESMLTEARTAAEKQLSDADSRSKAQLAEAQKKYDAQVQDAETRSKKLVSEAEEKAQQTESDASSRAEAQIRQAEEKAASLQADAEKKHTEVMNTVKQQQTALEARISELRXFEREYRXRLKXXLEXQXEELEXRGTAAPNGDAGKN, from the coding sequence ATGCCACTGTCACCAGCTGATGTACACAACGTCGCGTTCAGCAAGCCGCCGATTGGCAAGCGTGGCTACAACGAGGATGAGGTAGATCAGTTCCTCGACCTCGTTGAGGACGCCCTTGCCCAACTGCAGGATGAGAACGAAGACCTGCAGGCGCAGGTGAGCGATCTTAGCTCAGGCGCCAAGGCCGGCGGAGCAGGGGCTGGTGCCGTAGCCGCCGCAACCTCCGGTGCAGATGAAGAAGCTCTGCGCAAGGAGATTGAGGCCAAGCTGCGTGCTGAATATGAAACCAAGTTGGCAGATTCCAAGTCCGAGGTCTCTCGCGCTAAGGAAGAAACCAAGAAGGCCCAGGAGCAGGTAAAGGCCGCCCAGGCCGAGGCCGCAAAGGTCAAGGAAAGCGGTGCCGATGCCACCGCAGCGGGTGCTACCGCCGCCGCTAATACCGCCGAGCTTAAGGCTGCTCGCGACGAGGCAGCAAAGGCCAAGAAGGAAGCCGAGGAGGCTCGCGCAGAGGCTAAGCAGGCCAAGGAGAAGCTGGAGTCTTCCCAGCGCGAGAATGAGAACCTGAAGAAGTCCGCTTCTGCCGCTGGTTCCTCCAACTCGGCCGCCTCCAGCGCCGCAGCGGCCGCCGCAGGTGCTGGTGCAGCACAGGGTGCAGACGGCCTGGCTACCCCTGATACCCACATGCAGGCAGCGCGTGTGCTGGGCTTGGCCCAGGAGATGGCGGATCGCCTGACCTCTGAGGCTCGCGCCGAGTCTGAGTCCATGCTGACCGAGGCCCGCACGGCCGCAGAAAAGCAGCTTTCTGATGCCGACTCTCGTTCTAAGGCACAGCTTGCCGAGGCGCAGAAGAAGTACGACGCTCAGGTGCAGGATGCAGAAACCCGCTCCAAGAAGCTGGTTTCTGAGGCAGAGGAGAAGGCTCAGCAGACCGAGTCCGATGCTTCCTCCCGCGCCGAGGCGCAGATTCGCCAGGCGGAGGAGAAGGCCGCATCGCTGCAGGCCGATGCCGAGAAGAAGCACACCGAAGTCATGAACACCGTCAAGCAGCAGCAGACCGCCTTGGAGGCGCGCATCTCCGAGCTGCGCMCCTTCGAGCGCGAGTACCGTMCCCGCTTGAAGMCCCYCCTCGAGYCCCAGCKGGAAGAGCTCGAGMCCCGCGGAACCGCCGCACCAAACGGCGATGCCGGCAAGAACTAA
- a CDS encoding HNH endonuclease signature motif containing protein → MTALENYLAAMAPGMDIVAGCTGLSEDDLRAHGAPEHTARELILLKEAYCGNTKFTGRRRRAMDGARRNGHSIVALSIIEKYARKMPTLFDAWLLREQLCTTNAGTADLEKLAKSKLPAKKKKVKPGVRIIRRKNAPWTLAIDARSSLIADLHAALKESGKEPLEAVEQTFFGGGSAVKTTVMTNVLVNLDDYVRIINGDGEEIQLQMTNGATLTGAEYLERALKERGLITLISPYEGAVNLYRTERFANAKQRLMAAAENPICPWPRCNKPADECQIHHLEPWLHGGLTNIGNLSTACAYHNGVNDDDPNAPPLRGHLVRRNGTIRWEPPD, encoded by the coding sequence ATGACCGCGCTCGAGAATTACTTAGCAGCTATGGCCCCGGGGATGGATATTGTCGCCGGGTGCACTGGCCTGTCTGAGGACGATCTGCGGGCGCATGGCGCGCCGGAGCACACGGCGCGGGAGCTTATCCTGCTCAAAGAGGCTTATTGCGGAAACACCAAATTCACCGGCCGGCGCCGGCGAGCCATGGACGGTGCCCGGCGCAATGGCCATTCCATCGTGGCGTTGTCCATCATCGAAAAGTATGCCCGCAAGATGCCCACGCTTTTCGATGCCTGGCTTCTCCGCGAGCAGCTCTGCACCACCAACGCCGGCACGGCGGATCTAGAAAAACTGGCAAAATCCAAGCTACCTGCGAAAAAGAAGAAGGTTAAGCCTGGGGTGCGCATCATTCGCCGCAAGAACGCGCCGTGGACCCTGGCCATCGATGCGCGTTCCTCGCTTATTGCGGATCTTCATGCCGCGCTAAAAGAGAGCGGCAAGGAGCCGCTCGAGGCAGTGGAACAGACCTTTTTCGGCGGCGGCTCCGCCGTAAAGACCACGGTGATGACCAATGTCCTGGTCAACCTGGATGACTACGTGCGCATCATCAACGGCGATGGCGAGGAAATCCAGCTCCAAATGACCAATGGCGCTACTCTTACCGGCGCCGAGTACCTCGAGCGCGCGCTGAAGGAACGCGGGCTGATTACCCTCATTAGTCCCTATGAGGGAGCGGTGAACCTGTACCGCACGGAGCGCTTCGCCAATGCGAAACAACGCCTGATGGCCGCGGCAGAAAACCCAATCTGCCCGTGGCCGCGGTGCAACAAGCCCGCAGACGAATGTCAGATTCATCATTTGGAGCCGTGGTTGCACGGTGGGTTGACCAACATAGGTAACTTATCCACAGCCTGCGCCTACCACAACGGGGTCAACGACGATGACCCCAATGCCCCGCCACTGCGCGGGCACCTCGTTCGCCGGAATGGGACGATCAGGTGGGAGCCCCCAGATTAG
- the ileS gene encoding isoleucine--tRNA ligase has protein sequence MVKKIYPKVDMTGGSSRFPDMEEEVQKYWKQDDTFQASLEKTKDCPEYIFYDGPPFANGLPHYGHLLTGYVKDIVPRYRTMAGNYVPRVFGWDTHGLPAELEAEKQLGITDKAQIEDMGLDKFNEYCAKSVLEYTDEWEDYVNRQARWVDFDNGYKTMDINFMESVMWAFKELYDKGLIYKGFRVLPYSWAEHTSLSNQETRLDDSYKMRQDPTLTVTFPVAGAREGTAAEKTLEDYPALADASFLAWTTTPWTLPSNEALAVHPEVSYALFKATDGEFAGRTFIMAENLLGTLEKELGEAQVLGTFTGAQLEGFKYEPIFGFFPDLRNAYQVLLADYVTTEDGTGVVHQSPAFGEDDMNTTNEYDIELVVPVDEDGKFTSQVPPYEGQLVFDANKSIIKDLKAAGRVVRHVTIEHSYPHSWRSGEPLIYMALPAWFVKVTEFRDRMVELNHNKIEWLPEHIRDGQFGKWLEGARDWNISRTRYWGAPIPVWMSDNDEYPRMDVYGSLDELERDFGKRPESLHRPHIDELTRPNPDDPTGKSTMRRVPDVLDCWFESGSMPFAQKHYPFENKEWFETHSPADFIVEYSGQTRGWFYLLHVLSTALFDRPAFKKVVAHGIVLGNDGLKMSKSKGNYPDVNEVFDRDGSDAMRWFLMSSPILRGGNLIVTEQGIREGVRQALLPIWNAYTFLQLYAEQEAKFDTSSTHVLDRYILAKTHDLVANVDAALAGTDIATATEEVRLFADVLTNWYVRRSRDRFWGGEDANPEAFNTLYTVLETTTCVVAPLLPHVAEVIYRGLTGERSVHLADFPKAEDYPADADLVSAMDATRAVASAASSVRKANKLRNRLPLPKLTVAFAGSQSLADFADIIRDEVNVKEVELTDDVDSVGTFQVVCNAKVAGPRLGKDVQRAIKNLKAGNYERRGDEVVVDGDIVLSPEEYTERLQAANPDSTARIEGLDGLVVLDTEVTEELEAEGWAADVIRGLQDARKNSGFDVSDRISVVLSVPEEKKEWALRHADTIAGEVLATEFSVVTEQLADAHDILTGVTATVAKN, from the coding sequence ATGGTGAAAAAGATTTACCCCAAGGTCGATATGACCGGCGGCTCGAGCCGCTTCCCGGACATGGAAGAAGAAGTCCAGAAGTACTGGAAGCAGGACGATACGTTCCAGGCTTCTTTGGAAAAGACCAAGGACTGCCCCGAATACATCTTTTATGACGGCCCTCCCTTTGCCAATGGCCTGCCGCACTACGGCCACCTGTTGACCGGATACGTGAAGGATATCGTGCCGCGTTACCGCACTATGGCCGGAAATTACGTCCCCCGCGTCTTCGGCTGGGATACCCACGGCTTGCCCGCGGAGCTGGAGGCAGAAAAGCAGCTCGGGATCACCGATAAAGCCCAGATCGAGGACATGGGCCTGGACAAGTTCAACGAGTACTGCGCTAAGTCGGTGCTGGAATACACCGATGAGTGGGAAGATTACGTTAACCGCCAGGCGCGCTGGGTGGACTTTGATAATGGCTACAAGACCATGGATATCAACTTCATGGAATCGGTCATGTGGGCCTTCAAGGAGCTGTATGACAAGGGCCTAATCTACAAGGGCTTCCGCGTTCTGCCTTACTCTTGGGCGGAGCATACCTCCTTGTCCAACCAGGAAACGCGCTTGGATGATTCCTATAAGATGCGCCAGGATCCCACCTTGACTGTGACTTTCCCGGTCGCAGGTGCTCGCGAGGGCACCGCGGCGGAGAAGACATTGGAGGATTACCCCGCGCTTGCCGATGCCTCCTTCCTCGCCTGGACCACCACCCCCTGGACCCTGCCGTCCAACGAGGCGCTGGCGGTTCACCCGGAGGTCTCTTACGCACTATTTAAGGCCACCGACGGCGAATTCGCTGGCCGCACGTTCATCATGGCTGAAAACCTGCTGGGTACCCTGGAAAAGGAGCTGGGTGAGGCGCAGGTGCTGGGCACCTTCACCGGCGCGCAGCTTGAGGGCTTTAAGTACGAGCCGATCTTCGGATTTTTCCCAGACCTGCGCAATGCCTACCAGGTACTGTTGGCGGACTACGTCACCACCGAAGACGGTACGGGTGTTGTCCACCAGTCGCCCGCCTTTGGTGAAGACGATATGAATACCACCAACGAGTACGACATCGAGTTGGTGGTCCCAGTGGATGAGGACGGTAAGTTCACCTCCCAGGTGCCGCCGTACGAGGGTCAGCTGGTCTTCGATGCGAATAAGTCCATCATCAAGGACCTCAAGGCCGCTGGGCGAGTGGTGCGCCACGTCACCATCGAGCACTCCTACCCGCACTCTTGGCGCTCGGGCGAGCCGCTTATCTACATGGCGCTGCCCGCATGGTTTGTGAAGGTCACCGAATTCCGCGATCGCATGGTGGAGCTTAACCACAACAAGATCGAGTGGCTGCCGGAGCACATCCGCGATGGCCAATTTGGCAAGTGGCTGGAAGGCGCCCGCGACTGGAATATCTCCCGCACCCGCTACTGGGGCGCGCCCATCCCAGTGTGGATGTCCGATAATGACGAGTACCCGCGCATGGACGTCTACGGCTCTTTGGATGAGCTGGAGAGGGACTTCGGCAAGCGCCCGGAGTCGCTGCACCGCCCGCACATCGATGAGCTGACCCGCCCCAACCCGGATGATCCCACCGGTAAGTCCACGATGCGCCGCGTGCCGGACGTGCTGGACTGCTGGTTCGAATCCGGCTCCATGCCGTTTGCGCAAAAGCACTACCCGTTTGAAAATAAGGAGTGGTTTGAAACCCACTCGCCGGCGGACTTCATCGTGGAGTACTCCGGGCAAACCCGCGGTTGGTTCTACCTGCTGCACGTGCTGTCCACTGCGCTCTTTGATCGCCCGGCATTCAAGAAGGTCGTGGCCCACGGCATCGTCTTGGGCAATGACGGGCTTAAGATGTCCAAGTCCAAGGGCAACTACCCGGATGTCAACGAGGTCTTTGACCGCGATGGTTCCGATGCCATGCGCTGGTTCCTGATGTCCTCGCCCATCCTGCGCGGCGGCAACCTCATCGTTACCGAGCAGGGTATCCGCGAGGGCGTGCGCCAGGCGCTGCTTCCCATCTGGAATGCGTACACCTTCCTGCAGCTCTACGCCGAGCAGGAGGCGAAGTTCGATACGAGCTCCACGCACGTGCTCGACCGCTACATCCTGGCTAAGACCCACGACCTTGTGGCCAACGTCGATGCAGCGCTGGCGGGGACCGATATCGCCACCGCCACCGAAGAGGTGCGCCTTTTCGCTGACGTGCTGACCAACTGGTACGTCCGCCGCTCCCGCGATCGCTTCTGGGGCGGCGAGGATGCCAACCCGGAGGCCTTCAATACCCTCTACACCGTGTTGGAGACCACCACGTGCGTGGTTGCCCCGTTGCTTCCGCACGTCGCCGAGGTCATCTACCGCGGCCTGACCGGTGAGCGCTCCGTCCACCTGGCTGATTTCCCCAAGGCCGAGGACTACCCCGCGGATGCGGACCTGGTGTCTGCCATGGACGCTACCCGCGCGGTGGCATCGGCTGCGTCCTCGGTGCGCAAGGCCAATAAGCTGCGCAACCGCCTGCCGCTGCCGAAGCTCACCGTGGCCTTCGCGGGTTCGCAGAGCCTAGCGGACTTCGCCGACATCATCCGCGACGAGGTCAATGTCAAAGAGGTTGAGCTTACTGACGATGTCGATTCCGTCGGTACCTTCCAGGTGGTCTGCAACGCCAAGGTTGCCGGCCCGCGCTTGGGCAAGGATGTCCAGCGGGCCATCAAGAATCTTAAGGCGGGCAACTACGAGCGTCGCGGCGATGAGGTCGTGGTTGACGGGGACATCGTCTTGAGCCCTGAGGAATACACCGAGCGTTTGCAGGCGGCGAACCCGGACTCCACGGCCCGCATCGAGGGCCTGGATGGCCTCGTCGTCCTGGATACCGAGGTTACCGAAGAGCTCGAGGCCGAAGGCTGGGCCGCCGATGTCATCCGTGGCTTGCAGGATGCCCGCAAGAACTCCGGCTTCGACGTATCTGACCGCATCTCCGTGGTCCTTTCCGTGCCCGAAGAAAAGAAGGAGTGGGCGCTGCGTCACGCTGACACCATCGCTGGCGAGGTGCTGGCTACGGAGTTCTCCGTAGTCACCGAGCAGCTTGCCGATGCCCACGATATCCTCACCGGAGTCACCGCCACCGTAGCCAAGAACTAA
- a CDS encoding ATP-grasp domain-containing protein produces MAVAWIRHFSRESIKNISCAKEEIIYIKDQAISYIQTLEEIALFSVNHFCNARSRLAQIQLANSIGLTTPQTSIGYEAAFPFSIAKPIGPHWVEPTPGTLLGAMPKRLKLDESTRDEPVPLLFQKYMNSEYELRCYVIDQEVIVFRVSGYDNADDLWQENNGVSVSLYKSTQRLKDILIEYSQLSGCNLCAIDLLIQGGDPIFLECNVCFDWLFYEDRAGTNLVSNAIARYLQRTLNDA; encoded by the coding sequence GTGGCAGTAGCTTGGATCCGCCATTTTTCACGCGAATCTATAAAAAATATATCCTGCGCTAAAGAGGAAATAATTTATATCAAAGATCAGGCAATATCCTACATACAAACGCTTGAAGAGATTGCTTTATTTAGCGTAAACCATTTTTGTAACGCTCGGTCACGGCTTGCACAAATTCAGCTCGCCAATTCTATTGGACTTACTACCCCTCAAACGTCAATTGGATATGAAGCGGCGTTTCCCTTTTCAATTGCCAAACCGATTGGCCCCCACTGGGTAGAACCGACTCCGGGAACACTTCTTGGAGCTATGCCTAAACGTTTGAAGCTAGATGAATCAACTCGTGATGAGCCGGTACCTCTCCTATTCCAGAAGTATATGAACTCAGAGTATGAGCTCCGCTGCTACGTAATCGACCAAGAAGTTATCGTTTTCCGAGTATCAGGATATGACAATGCAGACGACCTGTGGCAAGAGAACAACGGCGTGAGCGTATCTCTATATAAATCTACCCAAAGATTAAAAGATATTCTAATTGAATACTCCCAACTATCCGGTTGTAATTTATGTGCCATCGACCTCCTAATACAAGGAGGTGACCCAATATTTCTTGAATGTAACGTTTGCTTCGATTGGCTATTCTACGAAGACCGAGCTGGCACGAATCTCGTCTCCAACGCCATTGCTAGATATTTACAAAGGACTTTAAACGATGCTTAG